The proteins below come from a single Mytilus edulis chromosome 5, xbMytEdul2.2, whole genome shotgun sequence genomic window:
- the LOC139522790 gene encoding uncharacterized protein has product MLSEHKLSKSAVIQTDLGKRLISNYLARNVKNMNITKDVVLDIDSELFLETCTKHKIDECSCPYKLHTTPVRAYFSKSGFIRHETLNHIKQRKGEAEMAQVDWLSDIKENLKENEAVVSIVTSADVDSLIIHLFALSIHWTRRSDGSFRNKVYVYLQKQKSELYCITTILEILEARFGRQNVLTLVIALCIGGNDFLPKFQGISHEKWISAIFETPEALEKLVEFNNDPGSMQPISASINEEVYFEIVKRLYATASIKSEQLSFEATRQMSIKPPGKQQKHPKFWMPPKSALVKVTKLINCQIKYLFTVWTHDAVLPNFLAEGCLKKDTAGSIQYDFGDEIQIKNIETTFTIQDDELKRLIDAASISRKREKKTKRVRSIESTPVKPEQIKKKPIMSTPIKMKLQKKDA; this is encoded by the exons ATGTTATCTGAGCATAAGCTATCAAAGTCAGCTGTTATACAAACAGATCTTGGAAAAAGGCTTATAAGTAACTATCTTGCCCGAAATGTTAAGAACATGAACATTACAAAAGATGTTGTTTTGGATATAGATAGTGAGTTATTCCTAGAAACGTGTACTAAACACAAGATTGATGAATGCTCCTGTCCATACAAGTTACACACAACTCCTGTACGAGCATACTTTTCAAAATCAGGCTTCATAAGACATGAAACGTTAAAccatataaaacaaagaaaaggaGAAGCAGAAATGGCACAGGTTGATTGGTTGTCTgatataaaagaaaatttaaaagaaaatgaagcAGTTGTCAGCATCGTAACATCAGCAGATGTTGACAGTCTTATCATTCATTTATTTGCATTGTCCATTCACTGGACGAGACGAAGTGACGGTTCATTCAGAAACAAAGTCTATGTTTATCTTCAGAAACAAAAATCTGAACTGTACTGCATAACTACTATCCTGGAGATTCTAGAGGCACGATTTGGACGACAGAATGTCTTAACGCTAGTGATTGCACTATGCATTGGTGGAAATGATTTTCTTCCAAAATTTCAAGGGATTTCCCACGAGAAATGGATATCTGCAATCTTTGAAACACCAGAAGCTCTTGAAAAATTGGTTGAATTCAACAATGATCCAGGTTCAATGCAACCAATTTCTGCTTCAATTAATGAGGAGGTGTACTTTGAAATAGTCAAAAGGTTGTACGCTACAGCTAGCATTAAATCCGAACAATTGAGTTTTGAAGCTACTCGTCAAATGTCAATTAAACCACCGGGAAAGCAACAAAAACATCCCAAATTTTGGATGCCACCAAAATCGGCACTTGTAAAAGTCACAAAACTTATAAACtgtcaaatcaaatatttattcacAGTTTGGACTCATGATGCTGTGTTGCCAAATTTTCTTGCTGAAGGTTGTTTGAAAAAGGACACCGCAGGAAGTATACAATATGATTTTGGGGAtgaaatacaaattaagaatatcGAGACTACCTTCACCATTCAAGATGACGAACTGAAAAGACTGATTGATGCTGCTTCTATTTCTAGAAAAAgggaaaagaaaacaaaaagagtCAGATCCATTGAATCAACACCAGTGAAGCCAGAGCAAATAAAGAAAAAGCCGATTATGTCAACTCCCAT aaaaatgAAACTACAAAAGAAAGATGCCTGA